The segment ATCGGCTGGGCGGCAAGCTCGGCACGCTGCAGCACGACGGGATGCTGATCGATATTGGGCCCGACTCGTTCACGGCGCACAAACCCGCGGCTGCGGCGCTCTGCCGGGAGTTGGGCATGGAAGCTGACCTGGTATCGCCCATTGCGACGCGATTCTCGCTGCTCTTCGGCAACAGGCTCTATCCGGTTCCACACGAGCTGGTTTCGCTTGCGCCTTCGCGTCCGGAGGCTATTTTGAAGGCGGGCTTCCTGTCCGTGGCGGGAAAGGCACGCGCTCTAGCCGAGGGCGCTATTCCGGCTCGCGGCGATGTTGAGGATGAGTCACTCGGCTCGTTCATGCGCCGGCGTTTTGGCGACGAGTTTGCCGTGCGTTTTGTCGAGCCACTGCTGGGTGGCGTGCACGCCGGCGATCCGGAGAAGATGAGCATGGCAGCCATCTACCCATCGTTTTGGCAGATGGAGAAGGAGTTTGGCAGCATCTCCCGCGCGCTGCTTTCCCGGCGGTTGAGCCGATCGGGCACGGTAGAGACCTCGCCAAGGTCACCATTTGTTGCCCTTCGGGGCGGCATGCAGAGCCTTGTCGACCGTCTCCGGGAGCGTTTGAGTGAAACGCAAATCGTGGAACGGGCCACGCTCTGTGGGCTCGGCGTGGAACCTGGTGGCCGCTATGCATGCAGGCTCTCCACCGGTGAGTCGCTCTGCGCAGATGCCGTGATTCTGGCGGTGCCCGCAGCGGTGTCCGCGCCGCTGGTCGCGCCGCTTTCCAGAAACGCCGCCGACCTGTTATCCGGCATCCAATACGCCTCCACGGCGGTGGTCAGCCTTGCCTGGCGTACCGAACACCTCCCGAGGCCGCTCGACGGCTCCGGTTTCCTCGTCCCGCGCAGCCAACAGACAGCGATCACCGGCTGCACGTTCACCAGCAGCAAGTGGCCGGACCGGTGTTCGGCAGGTACCACACTCGTACGTGCTTTTGCCGGCTCTGACGGCCCTGGCGAAACGATCACGGATCTCAGCGACGACGACCTGGTGATGGCCGTCCGCAGGGATCTGTCGACGATACTGGGTATCGGCGCGGATCCTACGTTCTGCCGTGTTAACCGCTGGCCGCAGGCGATGCCGCAATATACGGTCGGGCATTTGAAGCGGGTCGAGGCGATCGAGTTGGCGCTCGCCCGGTTTCCGGGGCTCATCCTCGCGGGCTCGTCGTACCGCGGCGCCGGCATACCCGACTGTATACGCCAGGCGGCTGACGCCGCGGCTGCCGCGTTGCGTGCCTGCAGCGAGCCTGCCCGTGCACGGGCAGGCACATCGGCATAGGTCTGGGAGAAAACGAATTGAGTTATGACGCGCTGTTGTTCGTCTCGTTCGGCGGACCGGAAGGGCCGGCCGATGTGATGCCGTTCCTGCGGAACGTGGTTCGTGGAAGGAATGTTCCCGAGGAGCGCCTGCTCGAGGTGGCGGCGCACTATGGCCGTTTTGGCGGATGCAGCCCGATCAACCAGCAAAATCGCGACCTGATCGCTGCTCTGACGCGCGAGATGCAGCGCTACGGAATGAATATGCCCATCTACTGGGGCAACCGCAACTGGAAGCCGTACGTTACCGACGCGGTTGCGCAGATGAAGTCGGATGGCATTCACCGCGCCATGGCGTTCGTCACCTCGGCATTCAGTTCATACTCGGGATGTCGCCAATACCTCGATAATATCAGCGACGCCGTGGCGCAGGCTGGGCATGGCGGCCCGCAAATCGATAAGCTGCGCGTGTTCTACAACCATCCGTTGTTTATCCGTGCTGTCAGCGAGAATGTGGAGGCCGCACTGCAGCGCTTGCCCGCCTCGGTACGGTCCGGCGCACAGGTCCTCTATACCGCGCACAGCATTCCGATTTCGATGGCCGAAGGCTGCGACTATGCGCGCCAACTTCACGAGTCGTGCAGGTTGGTCTCCGAAGCTCTTGGGCGCACCGGGGATCGACTGGCATACCAGAGTCGCAGCGGCCCTCCGTCGCAGCCGTGGTTGGAGCCGGATGTTCTCGCAGCACTTCGCGATGTCAAGAGCAGCAACACGTTTCAGAGCGTTGTAATTGCGCCAATTGGATTCGTTTCCGACCATATTGAGGTCCTGTTTGACCTGGATGTAGAGGCGCGATCAGAATGTGACGAACTACAGCTTCCAATGGAACGCGCGGCGACGGTGAGCACCAATCCGAAGTTTGTCAGGATGATCCGCGAGTTGATCCAGGAGCGCATGGAAGGTGTCCAGGCAAGGGCGACTCTGGGCGCATTCGGACCGGGTCCCGATCACTGCCTGCCGGATTGCTGTCCGGCGCCTCGGCGACCGTAAACCGGTCACGGTAGCTCACGGCTGCAGCGCAGAACGGCGTAAGATGATATAATGCCTGCAGCGCCGCACAACTCCCCAGCCCCCGCTGCGCACGTTGATCCGATCGTCAATTGCCCGGTTCGACGCCCGTCATGCAGCCTGCGTTTGCAGGTAGGGGGTATCGCGATGAGATTCCTGCGCTTTTTGTTTGCGGCCGCTTTCGGCCTCTCCCTTTCCCTCTCAGCCGCTGCCCAGCTGAATCTCGCCTGGCGGCATACCTTCAGCTGGAACAACCTGAAGGAAGATGCCGCACAAGCGACGGCGTGGACCCCGCAGGGCGATCTCTACGTGGTGGGCTTTCACTATCCCCGCGACGGCGTGTACCTCCAGGTGATCAAGTACAACGCTGCGGGCGCCTACCAGTGGCGGCGCAGCTTCCCATCGCTGGCGTTTCTCACAGCCGGCCAATATCCGCAAATTGGAGTGGATAGCGCCGGCAACCTCATCGTTGCCGCTCAAAACCTCAACTCCTCCAGCACCTGGATGACGGTGCGCAAGTTCGCTCCAAACGGCGCCATACTCTGGAGCGATAACGTGTTTGGGCCACATGGCTACGTAGTTCCAGCCCAACTGGTGGTCGATTCGAAGGATAACGTCTATGTC is part of the Armatimonadota bacterium genome and harbors:
- the hemG gene encoding protoporphyrinogen oxidase — translated: MSARHVLIVGGGITGMAAAFYLERAAADRGVPIAITLVEASDRLGGKLGTLQHDGMLIDIGPDSFTAHKPAAAALCRELGMEADLVSPIATRFSLLFGNRLYPVPHELVSLAPSRPEAILKAGFLSVAGKARALAEGAIPARGDVEDESLGSFMRRRFGDEFAVRFVEPLLGGVHAGDPEKMSMAAIYPSFWQMEKEFGSISRALLSRRLSRSGTVETSPRSPFVALRGGMQSLVDRLRERLSETQIVERATLCGLGVEPGGRYACRLSTGESLCADAVILAVPAAVSAPLVAPLSRNAADLLSGIQYASTAVVSLAWRTEHLPRPLDGSGFLVPRSQQTAITGCTFTSSKWPDRCSAGTTLVRAFAGSDGPGETITDLSDDDLVMAVRRDLSTILGIGADPTFCRVNRWPQAMPQYTVGHLKRVEAIELALARFPGLILAGSSYRGAGIPDCIRQAADAAAAALRACSEPARARAGTSA
- a CDS encoding ferrochelatase, with the translated sequence MGLGENELSYDALLFVSFGGPEGPADVMPFLRNVVRGRNVPEERLLEVAAHYGRFGGCSPINQQNRDLIAALTREMQRYGMNMPIYWGNRNWKPYVTDAVAQMKSDGIHRAMAFVTSAFSSYSGCRQYLDNISDAVAQAGHGGPQIDKLRVFYNHPLFIRAVSENVEAALQRLPASVRSGAQVLYTAHSIPISMAEGCDYARQLHESCRLVSEALGRTGDRLAYQSRSGPPSQPWLEPDVLAALRDVKSSNTFQSVVIAPIGFVSDHIEVLFDLDVEARSECDELQLPMERAATVSTNPKFVRMIRELIQERMEGVQARATLGAFGPGPDHCLPDCCPAPRRP